In Stenotrophomonas sp. ASS1, the following proteins share a genomic window:
- the rpsO gene encoding 30S ribosomal protein S15 — protein sequence MSIDTQKVIEDNKRSSADTGSPEVQVALLTARIELLTGHFKTHKKDHHSRRGLLQMVNRRRSLLDYLKKKDVERYKALIEKLGLRR from the coding sequence ATGTCGATCGACACCCAGAAGGTCATTGAAGACAACAAGCGCAGCTCGGCTGATACCGGCTCCCCGGAAGTCCAGGTTGCGCTGCTGACCGCCCGCATCGAACTGCTGACCGGCCACTTCAAGACCCACAAGAAGGACCACCACAGCCGCCGCGGCCTGCTGCAGATGGTCAACCGCCGTCGCAGCCTGCTCGACTACCTGAAGAAGAAGGACGTCGAGCGCTACAAGGCCCTGATCGAGAAGCTTGGCCTGCGTCGCTAA
- the truB gene encoding tRNA pseudouridine(55) synthase TruB, which translates to MTRIQFRRLDGILLLDKSTGMSSNAALQVARRLFRAEKGGHTGSLDPLATGLLPLCFGEATKIAGLLLGSAKAYDAEIMLGQTTDTDDSEGQVLLQRPVPAISAEALQAALVPLTGNIRQRAPIYSALKQGGEPLYVKARRGDVIEAPEREVQVHAIEVLEQQPERLRLRVTCGSGTYIRSLARDLGESLGCGAHISALRRLWVEPFREPAMVTLDQLRAMVEAGDEAGMDALLLPLAAGLAEYPRVDLDADQAHRFCVGQRQRDLSWPRGLVAVFGPDDAVQGLGQVDESGLLAPQRRFNL; encoded by the coding sequence ATGACCCGAATTCAGTTCCGCCGCCTGGATGGCATCCTGCTGCTCGACAAGTCGACCGGCATGAGCTCCAACGCCGCCCTGCAGGTGGCCCGTCGCCTGTTCCGTGCCGAAAAGGGTGGCCATACCGGCAGCCTCGATCCGCTGGCCACCGGCCTGTTGCCGCTGTGCTTCGGCGAGGCGACCAAGATTGCCGGTCTGCTGCTCGGCTCGGCCAAGGCCTACGACGCCGAGATCATGCTGGGCCAGACCACCGACACTGACGATTCCGAAGGCCAGGTGCTGCTGCAGCGGCCGGTGCCGGCGATCAGTGCCGAGGCCCTGCAGGCGGCGCTGGTGCCGCTGACCGGCAACATCCGCCAGCGTGCCCCGATCTATTCGGCGCTGAAGCAGGGTGGGGAGCCGCTGTATGTGAAGGCCCGCCGCGGTGACGTCATCGAAGCGCCGGAACGCGAGGTGCAGGTGCATGCCATCGAGGTACTGGAGCAGCAGCCGGAACGGCTGCGGCTGCGCGTGACCTGTGGTTCCGGCACCTATATCCGCAGCCTGGCCCGCGACCTCGGCGAAAGCCTGGGTTGTGGCGCCCACATCAGCGCGCTGCGCCGGCTCTGGGTCGAGCCGTTCCGCGAGCCTGCCATGGTCACCCTGGACCAGCTGCGGGCGATGGTCGAGGCGGGCGACGAGGCCGGCATGGACGCGCTGCTGCTGCCGCTGGCGGCCGGCCTGGCTGAATACCCGCGGGTCGACCTCGATGCCGACCAGGCCCACCGCTTCTGCGTCGGCCAGCGCCAGCGCGATCTGTCCTGGCCGCGTGGCCTGGTGGCGGTGTTTGGTCCGGACGACGCTGTCCAGGGCCTGGGCCAGGTCGACGAGAGCGGCCTGCTGGCCCCGCAGCGTCGTTTCAACCTCTGA
- the rbfA gene encoding 30S ribosome-binding factor RbfA, whose translation MPKTFHRTDRVSAQLRRELGTLVHNAVREHGLPSVSVSDVEITRDMAHAKVFVTALMPERSAEAVAGLKELGYRLRMDLARAMKLRHVPELHFHYDDSVDRGEHIDNILRDLPDTLAAEKRRESDEE comes from the coding sequence GTGCCCAAGACTTTCCATCGAACCGACCGTGTCTCCGCCCAGCTGCGCCGTGAACTCGGCACCCTGGTGCACAACGCCGTGCGCGAGCACGGGTTGCCCTCGGTGAGCGTGTCCGACGTGGAAATCACCCGCGACATGGCTCATGCCAAGGTATTTGTCACCGCGCTGATGCCGGAACGTTCGGCTGAAGCCGTGGCCGGCCTGAAGGAGCTGGGCTATCGCCTGCGCATGGACCTGGCCCGTGCGATGAAGCTGCGCCACGTGCCGGAGCTGCATTTCCACTACGACGACTCGGTCGACCGTGGTGAGCACATCGACAACATCCTGCGCGATCTGCCTGATACGTTGGCCGCTGAGAAGCGTCGCGAGAGCGACGAAGAATAA
- the infB gene encoding translation initiation factor IF-2: MSQQTTIRKLAELVNTPVEKLLEQLAGAGMKFSGPDQVVTSTEKVKLLGFLRRSHGKPEQAPEETDQSAKKITLNRRKQQEVTVSSGRSKTTVNVEVRQKRTYVKDGARAMTPDEERADILRKLEESRARNLAEQQALAEKDRLRDEAIVRAREEEVAAKERAEAEKKAAEEAAAAAKAAEALAASKPKRAPIDETAPRPPRAPAAAPAAPRSAPPPPRNDDRNNRSAPRNERGPGDRFAGQMHLSAADRARRGNSNNSNTRGRPGGRNQAGGRRDMSRGGNNAGPHAFERPTAPVVREVAIGDTITVADLAQKLALKGGEVVKALFKMGVMATITQSIDHDTAALVTEELGHKAIRANDNDAEDALLASTGENQGEATQRPPVVTIMGHVDHGKTSLLDYIRRTKVATGEAGGITQHIGAYHVDTPKGVISFLDTPGHAAFTSMRARGAKLTDIVVLVVAADDGVMPQTKEAIQHARSAGVPLIVAINKIDKSDADPMRVKNELLSEQVVAEDFGGDTQMVEISAKTGLGIDDLLDAISIQAELLELKAVDEGRASGVVIESSLDKGRGPVATVLVQQGRLKKGDYLVCGIQYGRVRALFDETGKQPEFAGPSIPVQVLGLSGVPEAGDDFVVVEDERLAKDVAQQRETKRRESRLVATAGSRMEDIMATLGKGEGQQVLNLVIKADVQGSVQALSQALVALSNEDIRINVIHSGVGGITESDANSAAASKATVIGFNVRADASARRIIESNGVDLRYFSIIYDVIDQVKQVASGLLGVEIREEIIGIAEVRDVFRSSKLGAVAGSMVIEGVVKRNKPIRVLRDSVVIFEGELESLRRFKENVEEVRNGTECGIAVKAYNDVKPGDQIECFERIEVPRTL, from the coding sequence ATGTCGCAGCAAACCACCATCCGCAAGCTTGCCGAACTGGTCAACACGCCGGTCGAAAAACTGCTGGAACAGCTGGCCGGTGCCGGCATGAAGTTCAGCGGTCCCGACCAGGTCGTGACCAGCACCGAGAAGGTGAAGCTCCTGGGCTTCCTTCGTCGTTCGCACGGCAAGCCCGAGCAGGCCCCGGAAGAAACTGATCAGTCTGCAAAGAAGATCACGCTCAACCGCCGGAAACAGCAGGAAGTGACGGTCAGTTCCGGTCGCAGCAAGACGACCGTGAATGTCGAGGTGCGCCAGAAGCGTACCTACGTCAAGGATGGTGCTCGCGCCATGACCCCGGACGAAGAGCGCGCCGACATCCTGCGCAAGCTGGAAGAGTCGCGTGCGCGCAACCTTGCCGAACAGCAGGCCCTGGCCGAGAAGGATCGTCTGCGCGACGAAGCCATCGTCCGTGCCCGTGAGGAAGAGGTTGCGGCCAAGGAACGCGCAGAGGCCGAGAAGAAGGCCGCCGAGGAAGCTGCGGCCGCCGCCAAGGCTGCCGAGGCGCTGGCTGCCAGCAAGCCCAAGCGCGCTCCTATCGATGAAACCGCGCCGCGCCCGCCGCGTGCTCCGGCCGCCGCTCCGGCTGCGCCGCGCAGCGCTCCGCCGCCGCCGCGCAACGACGACCGCAACAACCGCAGCGCGCCGCGCAACGAGCGTGGCCCGGGCGACCGTTTCGCCGGCCAGATGCACCTGTCGGCTGCCGACCGCGCGCGCCGTGGCAACAGCAACAACAGCAACACCCGTGGTCGTCCGGGCGGGCGTAACCAGGCCGGTGGCCGTCGCGACATGTCGCGCGGTGGCAACAATGCAGGTCCGCACGCCTTCGAGCGTCCGACCGCGCCGGTGGTGCGTGAAGTGGCGATCGGCGACACGATCACCGTGGCCGACCTGGCGCAGAAGCTCGCGCTGAAGGGCGGTGAGGTGGTCAAGGCGCTGTTCAAGATGGGCGTGATGGCCACCATCACCCAGTCCATCGACCATGACACCGCCGCGCTGGTGACCGAAGAACTCGGCCACAAGGCGATCCGTGCCAACGACAACGACGCCGAAGACGCACTTCTGGCCTCGACCGGTGAAAACCAGGGCGAAGCCACCCAGCGTCCGCCGGTGGTCACCATCATGGGCCACGTCGACCACGGCAAGACCTCGCTGCTGGATTACATCCGCCGCACCAAGGTCGCCACCGGCGAAGCCGGCGGCATCACCCAGCACATCGGTGCCTACCACGTGGATACGCCGAAGGGCGTGATCAGCTTCCTGGATACCCCGGGCCACGCGGCATTCACCTCGATGCGTGCGCGCGGCGCCAAGCTGACCGACATCGTGGTGCTGGTCGTGGCCGCCGATGACGGCGTCATGCCGCAGACCAAGGAAGCGATCCAGCACGCCCGTTCGGCGGGTGTGCCGCTGATCGTGGCGATCAACAAGATCGACAAGTCCGACGCCGACCCGATGCGGGTCAAGAACGAACTGCTGTCCGAGCAGGTCGTGGCCGAAGACTTCGGTGGTGACACCCAGATGGTGGAGATCTCGGCCAAGACCGGCCTGGGCATCGACGACCTGCTGGACGCCATCTCGATCCAGGCCGAACTGCTGGAACTGAAGGCCGTCGACGAAGGCCGCGCTTCGGGCGTGGTGATCGAATCGTCGCTGGACAAGGGCCGTGGCCCGGTCGCCACCGTGCTGGTGCAGCAGGGCCGCCTGAAGAAGGGCGACTACCTGGTGTGCGGCATCCAGTACGGCCGCGTGCGTGCGCTGTTCGACGAAACCGGCAAGCAGCCGGAGTTCGCCGGCCCGTCCATCCCGGTGCAGGTCCTGGGCCTGTCCGGCGTGCCGGAAGCGGGTGATGACTTCGTGGTCGTCGAGGACGAGCGCCTGGCCAAGGACGTTGCCCAGCAGCGTGAGACCAAGCGCCGTGAATCGCGCCTGGTCGCCACCGCCGGCAGCCGCATGGAAGACATCATGGCGACCCTGGGCAAGGGCGAGGGCCAGCAGGTCCTCAACCTGGTCATCAAGGCCGACGTGCAGGGTTCGGTGCAGGCCCTGAGCCAGGCACTGGTCGCGCTGTCCAACGAAGACATCCGCATCAACGTGATCCACTCCGGCGTGGGCGGCATCACCGAATCGGACGCCAACTCGGCGGCCGCTTCGAAGGCCACCGTCATCGGCTTCAACGTGCGTGCGGACGCTTCGGCCCGTCGCATCATCGAATCCAACGGCGTCGATCTGCGTTACTTCTCGATCATCTATGACGTGATCGATCAGGTGAAGCAGGTGGCTTCCGGTCTGCTGGGCGTGGAGATCCGCGAAGAGATCATCGGTATCGCCGAGGTCCGCGACGTCTTCCGCAGCTCCAAGCTGGGCGCCGTGGCCGGCTCGATGGTCATCGAGGGCGTGGTCAAGCGCAACAAGCCGATCCGCGTGCTGCGCGACAGCGTGGTGATCTTCGAGGGCGAGCTGGAATCGCTGCGTCGCTTCAAGGAGAACGTCGAGGAAGTCCGCAACGGTACCGAGTGCGGTATCGCGGTGAAGGCCTACAACGACGTCAAGCCGGGTGACCAGATCGAGTGCTTCGAGCGTATCGAAGTGCCGCGCACCCTGTAA
- the nusA gene encoding transcription termination factor NusA, whose translation MSKELLLVVDAVANEKGVPREVIFDAIEAALASAAKKRYPDEEVLTRVVIDHKDGSYETFRRWEVVADDVVMESPDRQIRLMDAVDEAEGVDVGDYIEEQIENPDFGRIAAQAAKQVIVQRVREAERQQVVDAWKDRVGELITGVVKRAERGNIYVDLGGNAEGFIPKDKGIPRDVLRAGDRVRGYLAEVRSEPRGPQLFISRAAPEFMIELFKLEVPEVGQGLVEIKACARDPGDRAKIAVLAHDQRTDPIGACIGMRGSRVQAVSNELNGERVDIVLWNDNPANFVINAMAPAEVQSIIVDEDKHSMDLAVAEDRLAQAIGKGGQNVRLASRLTGWQLNVMTQDQVTAKSEAEQASARQLFMDKLEVDEEIAGILVSEGFGTVEEIAYVPVGELLAVEGFDEDIVEELRARARDALLNEALAVEEGLEDGQPAQDLLSLKGMDEATAYALAGHGVRTSEDLSDLAADEVMDFGIEGLDQARAAALILAARAEEIARLERGE comes from the coding sequence ATGAGCAAGGAACTGTTGCTGGTAGTCGACGCGGTCGCCAACGAGAAGGGCGTGCCGCGTGAAGTGATCTTCGATGCCATCGAGGCCGCCCTGGCCTCGGCAGCGAAGAAGCGCTATCCCGACGAGGAAGTGCTGACCCGCGTGGTCATCGACCATAAGGATGGCAGCTACGAAACCTTCCGTCGCTGGGAAGTGGTGGCCGATGACGTGGTCATGGAATCGCCGGACCGCCAGATCCGCCTGATGGACGCCGTCGATGAAGCCGAAGGCGTGGACGTCGGCGACTACATCGAAGAGCAGATCGAGAACCCGGACTTCGGCCGCATTGCCGCCCAGGCCGCCAAGCAGGTCATCGTCCAGCGCGTGCGCGAAGCCGAGCGCCAGCAGGTCGTGGATGCATGGAAGGATCGCGTGGGTGAGCTGATCACCGGTGTGGTCAAGCGCGCCGAGCGCGGCAACATCTATGTCGACCTCGGTGGCAACGCCGAAGGCTTCATCCCGAAGGACAAGGGCATTCCGCGCGACGTGCTGCGCGCCGGTGACCGCGTGCGCGGCTACCTGGCCGAAGTCCGTTCGGAACCGCGTGGCCCGCAGCTGTTCATCAGCCGCGCCGCCCCGGAATTCATGATCGAGCTGTTCAAGCTGGAAGTGCCGGAAGTCGGCCAGGGCCTGGTGGAAATCAAGGCCTGCGCCCGCGATCCGGGCGACCGCGCCAAGATCGCCGTGCTCGCCCACGACCAGCGCACCGATCCGATCGGTGCCTGCATCGGCATGCGCGGTTCGCGCGTGCAGGCCGTGTCCAACGAGCTCAATGGCGAGCGCGTGGACATCGTGCTGTGGAACGACAACCCGGCCAACTTCGTCATCAACGCGATGGCGCCGGCCGAAGTGCAGTCGATCATCGTCGATGAAGACAAGCACTCGATGGACCTGGCCGTTGCCGAAGACCGCCTGGCCCAGGCGATCGGCAAGGGCGGCCAGAACGTGCGCCTGGCCAGCCGCCTGACCGGCTGGCAGCTCAACGTGATGACCCAGGACCAGGTCACCGCCAAGTCGGAGGCCGAGCAGGCTTCGGCCCGCCAGCTGTTCATGGACAAGCTGGAAGTGGACGAGGAAATCGCCGGCATCCTGGTGAGCGAAGGCTTCGGCACCGTCGAGGAAATCGCATATGTCCCGGTCGGCGAACTGCTGGCCGTGGAAGGTTTCGACGAAGACATCGTCGAAGAGCTGCGCGCTCGTGCCCGCGATGCGCTGCTCAATGAGGCCCTGGCAGTCGAGGAAGGCCTTGAAGACGGCCAGCCGGCGCAGGATCTGCTGTCCCTGAAGGGCATGGACGAAGCCACCGCGTATGCGCTGGCCGGCCACGGCGTGCGCACCAGTGAGGACCTGTCCGACCTGGCCGCCGACGAGGTCATGGACTTCGGCATCGAAGGGCTGGATCAGGCGCGCGCCGCTGCGCTGATCCTGGCCGCACGTGCCGAGGAGATCGCCCGACTGGAACGCGGCGAATGA
- the rimP gene encoding ribosome maturation factor RimP, which produces MSDKATDIANLLAPTVVSLGLELLGVEYLPAPGGATLRLYIDVPLAEQPERIINVDDCERVSREVSAQLDVEDPISGNYTLEVSSPGVDRPLFNLEQFARHQGESAKVTLKLPQDNRRRLQGRIEATDEAAGTITFIVDKTEVVVSADNIDKARIMPDWVALGLAPSKPTGPAPKRPKPNTNSSSNEPAAKKPRAE; this is translated from the coding sequence GTGAGCGACAAGGCAACCGACATCGCGAATCTGCTCGCCCCGACCGTTGTGTCGCTGGGCCTGGAGCTGCTGGGCGTTGAGTATCTGCCGGCCCCCGGCGGTGCGACCCTGCGCCTTTACATCGACGTGCCGCTGGCTGAACAGCCCGAGCGCATCATCAATGTCGACGACTGCGAGCGGGTCAGCCGCGAAGTGTCGGCGCAGCTGGACGTCGAAGACCCGATCAGCGGCAATTACACGCTGGAAGTGTCCTCGCCGGGCGTGGATCGCCCGCTGTTCAACCTGGAGCAGTTCGCTCGCCACCAGGGTGAATCGGCCAAGGTCACGCTGAAGCTGCCGCAGGACAACCGTCGTCGCCTGCAGGGCCGTATCGAAGCGACCGACGAGGCCGCAGGCACCATCACCTTCATCGTCGACAAGACCGAAGTGGTGGTGTCGGCCGACAACATCGACAAGGCACGGATCATGCCCGACTGGGTGGCGCTGGGGCTGGCCCCGAGCAAGCCGACCGGTCCGGCACCGAAGCGTCCGAAGCCGAACACGAATTCTTCTTCCAACGAGCCGGCGGCAAAGAAGCCGCGCGCGGAGTGA